ACATAAGACTTGCTCGCCTCAGTATTCCCGGACTGTTCGGTCGAGAGGACGATTTCCTCGAGCGACGTGCGATTCGCTTCGCACCCACTAACCGTTGCGCGAGTCGGATGTCGGTCGCGACCGTCTCGGACGCCGAGTTCGAACGGCTCGAGGGAGGCTCCGTTTCTGCAGCCGGAAGGCGAACCCGCGCGAATTTTCACAGGGGGATCTGTGACCGCGAGCGAGACGACTCAGTCGTCGTTCGGACCGACAGTCGGCGATTCGATTTCCGATCCGGTGGAAACCTCGTCGAACAGAGGACTCTGCTCACCGGGAACGAACGTGTTGAGCACCAGCGCCGACAGCGCGGTCAGGATGACGGGTTCGCCGAAGAAGGTCCGGGCGGCCGACGGCAGTCCCGCGAGCGCTTCGGGGGTCGTCGCGATGCCGAGACCGAGACCGAGGGAGACGGCGACGATGACCATGTTCCGGCGGTCCAGTTCGGTGTGGAGGATGATGAGTCGGACGCCGCTTGCGGCGACCATGCCGACCATGAGCAGGACGGCGCCGCCGAAGACCGCGCTGGGGATCGTCGTGACGACGGCGCCGACTTTTGGACTGAAACCGAGCACACCGAGAATGATCCCGCTGACGGCGACGACGTGACGGCTCATTACACCCGTGAAGCTGACGATTCCGACGTTCTGGGAGAACGTCGTTACCGGGAACGTGGCGAAGATCGAACCGATCGAGCTCACGATCCCGTCGGTGAAGAGCCCGCCGCGGACCTCTTCCTCCGAGGGAGATCGGCCCTCGGCGGCCGTGACGCCGGACATGTCGCCGACGGTCTCCATCGCGGAGACGAGAAAGAGGAAGGCGAAGGTGACGATCGCGATCGGCTCGAACTCGAAGCCGTACCTGGTCGGCGAGGGGACGGCGACCCACGCCGCGTCGCCGACCGGCGAGAAGTCGACGAGGCCGAGCGCGACGGCGGCGGCGTAGCCGACGACGATGGCGGCGAGAATCGAGAGGAGGCGGGCGACCCCGCGAGTGAAGAGGTTGAGACCGACGGCGACGGCCAGCACGAGCGCGGCCAGACCGACGTTGTGGAGGGCACCGAAGTCCTCCGCGCCGACGCCGCCCGCGGCGTACTCCATTCCGACGGGGATGAGGTAGAGACCGATGATGACGACGACGAGTCCGGTGACGAGCGGGGGGAAGAAGGGTTTGACGCGGTTGAACTGCCAGCCGATGAGTCCCTCGACCGCGAAACCGCTGACGAGGATCGCGCCGAAGACCGCGGCCAGTCCGAAATCCGCGCCGATCGTCGTGATCGCGCCGACGAACGTGAAACTCGTCCCCATGACGAGCGGGAGTCGGGCACCGACGGGACCGACCGTGTACGCCTGGATAACCGTCGCCAGTCCGGAAAAGAGCAGGATCATCTGGACGATGTAGGCCGTATCTCCCGGAGCGAGGCCGACGCCGTCGGCGACGATGTACGCCACCGCGGTCGCCGGCACGATCATCACCGCGACGTGTTGCAGGCCGAGCAGGATCGATTTCGGCCACGGCGGCCTGTCGTCGAGACCGTACTCGAGTTCCATCTCCCCGTCCGTGTTAGCCGACATGCTATGGCCGCCACGTTACGAACCGCCGTACAAAAAATTTCGCAATGACGCCCATATCGGCGCCTATTCACCCACTAGTTATTCACTTTCGTGCACAGAATCGAGGACCGCGTCGGCGTCGGCGGTCTCCAGCGTCTCGTGAACCGTCACCTCGCCGCCCTCGACGGTGATGTCGATGAGACTCGTCGCCTCGAACGCCGTCTCGTCGAGCGCCGAGTCGCCGACCTTTCGCATGACGACGACGATGTCCGCGATCTCGGCACCGATATCGTCCAGGGACTCACAGATCGCCGCCAGCGTTCCGCCGGTCGAGAGCATGTCGTCGATGACGACCACGCGGTCTCCCTCGCTGATATCGTTGATGTACATCTCCGACTCCGAGTAGCCCGTCTCCTGGTGGAGCGACACCTCGCCCTCGAGGCCGTACGGACGCTTGCGGATCACGACCAGCGGAACGTCGGTCTGGAGCGAGACGGCGGTCGCGAGGTGAATCCCCATCGCCTCCGGCGCGACGATTTTGTCGACGTCCAGATCGGCGGTCTTCATCACCTCGACGACGACCTCTCGCAACAGGGCGGGATCGAGCATCGGGACGCCGTTGCTGATCGGGTGGACGAGGTACTCGTAGCCGTCCTTGTCGATGATCGGTGCGTCGTCCAGCGAGTCGAGGAGTCGCTCCATACCGTGGGTTCGGCCAATCCGAGTAAAAGCGGTTCGTTCTCGAGGACGGCCGAGACGGCACCGTTCGACGGAGACGGTGAGCCGACGCCTCGTCCGCTCGGGACGAGTAGCGAACGAAGCTATAGTACCAGCTGAAACGGTTTCCACACCGATCGCACAGCCGTCGTGCGATCGGGTGTGCACTGACTTTCAGCGGTTACTATAGAGATCCGCAACGTTCGTTCGACGGTCGTTCGCCGCGCCGGTGATGCCCACATCACGTTTAACCGTTTCGCGTGAGAAGGGGTGTTAATGAGCAGGCAGGCCGAAAACGGGACCCAGGAGGGTGTGCTAGGCCTCAAGAGCGGACTCGACGCGCTCCGACGGAGCCGGGATTTTCGGGGACCCGTCGAACCCCTCGACGATCACGAGCACGCAAACGATCACTTTGCGCTTATTTACGAGAGTCAGGAAGAGCAGTTTGCAGCCGTCATGCCGTTCATCCGACAGGGCCTGGAACGAGGCGAACGGTGTCTCTACATTGCCGACGACCGCTCTCGGGAGACGGTTCTCGAGGCGATGCGGGAGTACGGAATCGACGCGGACGCCGCGCTCGAGTCGGGCGCGCTGATGGTTCAGACCAAGCAGGATACCTACCTCCGGAACGGTTCGTTCGATCCCGACGACATGATTGCCTTCCTCGCCGACGCCGTCGACGACGCGATCGAGGAGTACGAGGGGCTGCGGGTCACGGGCGAGATGAGCTGGGTGTTCGGTGACGATCTCGAGATCGAGGACCTCCTCGAGTACGAAGGAAAGCTCGACACGCTCTTCCCGGACGTGAACGGAATCGCGCTCTGTCAGTACAACCGCGAGCGGTTTGCCCCGGAGATCATCCGCGACGTCGTTCGGACTCACCCCCACATCATCCACGACACCGTCGTCTCTCACAACTTCTACTACACGCCGCCCGAGGAGTTCTTCGGCCCCGACCAGCCCGCCAACGAAGTCGACCGGATGCTCGGGACGCTACACGACAGAACCGAGGCGAAGGCGGAGCTAAAGGGACGCCAGCAGTTCCTGCGCAAACAGAACGAGGTGACGGCCGATCCGAACCGCTCGTTCGAGGAGAAGCTACAGACGCTGTTCGAACTGGGGTGCGAGCGGTTCGACCTCGAACTCGGCGCGATGGCCCGCGTCGACACCGACGACGACTGGTTCGAGGTCGAGTGCGTCAGCGACGACCACGCCCACTTCGAGCCCGGCGTCGAACTGCCGCTCTCGGAGACCTACTGTACTGCTGCCACCGAAATCAAAGCCGCAGGGTGCGTCTCCAATCCTCGAGCGGAAGGGTACGACGACATCTTCGTCTATCAGGAGTTCGGCATCCGCGCGTATCTCGGCACCTACGTGGCGGTCGAGGGCGGCACCGACCGGACGTTCTTCTTCGTCTCCTCCGAACCGCGCGAAGACGGGTTTTCCGATGACGAACGCGCCTTCCTCCAGTTGATGGGCCAGTGGGTCCAGTACGAACTCGAGCACCACCGGCGCGAACAGGATCAGCAGACGCTGTACGAGATCGCCGCCAACACGGACCGGACGTTCGACGAGAAACTCCAGGCCCTGTTCGAACTCGGCTGTGAGCGGTTCGACCTCGAACTGGGCGGCCTCGCCCGTATCGAACCGGAAACCGATCTGTTCGAGGTCGAATCCATCAGCGGAGAACACGAGCACCTCGAACAGGGAGCCCAGGTCGATCTCTCCGAAACCTACTGCCGCGTCCTCACGGCAGACGGAGAGACTGCCGGTATCACGAATCCGACGGAAAACGGGTTCGACGACATCCGGGCGTTCGAGGAGTTCGGCGTAAACGCCTACCTCGGAACGCGTATCGGGTTCCAGGACGAGACCGACAGGACGCTGTTTTTCGTCGCGTCCGAGCCGCGAGACGCGTCGTTCTCGGAGGCCGAACGCACGTTCCTCCACCTGATGGGACAGTGGTTGCAGTACGAACTCGAGTACCGCCAACGCGAACGAACCCTCAGAGAAACGGTCGACCAGTTACAGCAGTCGAACGATCGGCTGAAACAGTTCGCCTACGCCGCCTCCCACGACCTCCAGGAGCCGCTCCGGATGATCTCGAGTTATCTGCAGTTACTCGAGAGTCAGTACGGCGACGAACTCGACGAGGACGCGATGGAGTACATCGACTTCGCGGTCGATGGCGCCGACCGAATGCGGGCGATGGTCGACGACCTCCTCGCGTACTCGCGGGTCGAACAGTCCGACGGAGAACTGCAACCGATCGACTGTGAGACGGTCCTCGAGCGAGTCACGAGCGACCTCCAAGTGCAGATCGAGGAGAGCGATGCGGAGATCGTCGCCGACTCCCTGCCGACGGTCCGGGGTAATCGCGAACAACTCGAGCAACTGTTCTCCAATCTGCTCTCGAACGCCATCAAGTACAGCGGCGACGACACGCCTCACGTGGAGATTACCGCCAGACGACGATCCGACCGGTGGCTGTTTTCGGTTGCCGACGACGGGATCGGCATCGAACGGGAGAAAACGGAGAAGATCTTCGAGGTCTTCAAGCGACTCCACCACGACGACGAGTATCCGGGAACGGGGATCGGGCTCTCACTGTGCCAGGAAATCGTCGAAAACCACGGCGGAGACATCTGGGTCGACTCCGAACCCGACGCGGGATCGACGTTCTTCTTTACGCTCCCTGAACGAACGGCGAGGTAAAACGACGGGAACATGGACGACATCGACATTCTACTGGTAGAAGACAACCACGGCGACATTCACCTGGTCGAACGAGCGTTCGACACCCGAGCGCTAACCGGGACGTTACACACGGTTCAGACCGGAGACGACGCCCTCGACTGGCTCCATCAGCGCGGGGAGTTCGCGGACGCGCCGCGTCCCGACCTCGTGTTGCTGGATCTGAACCTGCCGGGGACCAGCGGTCACACCGTACTCGAGGAGAGCAAATCCGACCCCGACCTGCGGCGGGTCCCGGTGATCGTCCTAACGAGTTCGCGGGCCGAAGACGATCTGATCGACGCCTACGATACCCACGCTAACGCGTGTCTGATCAAGCCCGTCGATCCCGAGGAGTTCGCGGATCGTATCCAGGCGTTCGTGGAGTTCTGGGTCACCACCGCGACGCTCCCCTCGACTCCGGGGGCACACTGAGAGTTCTGACGCCGGAAACCCGAGGCTACGCCGCCGCTCGGGTGTGAGGCCGTGTTCAGATACTACTGTGAGTGATCAGCGCACGGTGAGACCACCGTGTCAGCCCCTTTCAGTCCCACCCGCGATGGCTGGCCAGGAAGCCGACTCAGGTGGGACTGAAAGGGGCTGGGCCTCTCGGGGAAGGCGGGCGACGTGAGCACGCGAGCGGGGCGAGCGCGCAGCGAGCCCCCCGATCCGAGAGGCCAAGGGGCTTTCGTGGTGGTCGATTCTCTCGGCGAGTCGGTGTGAACGGGGAAAGGCTAATACGGCCGTTCGAAGTCCGTTCACACGTGCATGTCATTATCTAACAGGAATTCGTACCAGCGAGTTCGCGAGCGGGTGAAGAAGGGACTCTACCCGGTGATCGATCGCCTCGGGGTGGAGACGGCAATTCGGGTCGCGACGCCCGTCTCCGTCGCGGACGCCGAGGCGGCGCTTCGGGAAACGCTTACCGGGGCGGGATTCGAGGTGCTGGCGGACGTGGACGTTCAGGCCATCCACCACCACTACAACCTCGAGTATCCCGAGTTCAAGATCCTCTGCGTGGGTAACCGGCCGGAGATGGAAGCGGGACTGGAGACCGATCCGGGTCTCGGTGCGTTCGTGCCGCTGTCGGTGATCCTCTACGACCTCGACGGGGAGACGCGCGTGAGTGCGATCCGGCCGACCACCCTGCTGGCACTGTTCACGGACGACGACCTTCGTCGAATCATCCGGGAGACCGAGGCGACCATCTGGGAAGCGCTCACCGCGGGCGTTCCCGACGCCGAGGTGCTCAGCGAGGAGCCACCGTTAGCACCAGGCGAGGGGGAAATCCGAGCGCGGATCAAGCAGTCGCTCAACCTCGTGCTCGCGCTGGTCGACGCCGAGTACAGTATTCACGTCTCGAGCCCGCTCCCGCGAGAGCAGGTCGAGGTCGAGGTGCGAGACGCCCTGGACCGACGCGGGCAAAAGGTCCTGGGCGAGGTCGGTGACACGCTGCTCGTCGGCAATCCCGGACAGGCGCACAAAGCGCTCGCGATCGAACCGGATATCGCGGTCTTCGTCCCGCTGTCGGTGACCATCTCCGAGGAGGACGGCGAGACGCACGTGCGAACGGTCCGGCCGTCGACGCTGCTCGCGTTCTTCGCCGATCCCGACCTTCGGGACGTTCTCCAGGAGATGGAGCTACTGCTGTGGAACGCGCTCGTCGACGGCGTGCCGGACGCGACGGTCCACAGCCGACAGCCGCCGCTCCCGCCGAGCGGCGGACAGCGGACGACCGCGGCGGAACTGCCGGGGCGACTGGGATCGGTCGACCGCTCGCGGTGAGGCGTCAGGTCGGTCGCCGCCTGCCGCCCTCGAAGCCGACCGCCGCGACGAGAACGGCCAGCAGGAGGTGGAGCGCGTTCGTCGGCCAGTTGACCCCGCCCCGTCCGGCGAGGATGCTGACGATGCCGCCGAGGGCGACGGCTCCGTAGATGACCCCGCCGAGTTTGTTGAACAGCGTCGCGCCCCCGACGTAACGGGCCAGCCCCAGCCCGAGGAGCCCCGTCAGGACGTGGACCACGTTGATGCTCGGCGGGATGCGGAAAACGCCGAGGAGCCGGTCGCTGTTCGACAGGACGCCGCTGGCGTCGACGACGCCGAGCGCGACGAGCGTCGCGCCGAAGAACGTCGCCGCGCCTCGCTGCGGGTCCCGCGGGCCGCTCGCCTCTCGAGTCGCCGTCGCGGTAGTCATGGTGTGGTAGACACCAACGTGGAGATCGAAAAGCGTTGTGTCGGCCGGGATGCGAAGCGAACCGGGCGGGAGACGTGACGGATTCGCCCGAGACGTTTTGCCGCTCTCCGTGGGAGTACCGGTATGAGCAGCGAGAGGCGTCGCGGCGAACTGACGCTCGTGTTCACGGTCGCGGCGGTGGAGCGACTCGCGAACCCGCCGGTGGCCGTCGCCGACGCTCGTGGGTGGAGCACGTCCGTTGGCGTCGTCGGCGACGGCGAACCCGACGCCGTGACGGACGCCGTCGAGCGCGCGGACGTCGATCCGGACTTCGTCTCGGGAGCGAAGGGAACCGCGGGCAGTCTCGCGGCCGTTCGCCAGCGGCTCTCGACCGACCGGTACGTCGTCGTCGGTTCCGACGACGAGGTGCGACGAACCGCGCAGGCGCTCGGCTGGGAGTACCTGCCGCTCGAGGAGGCGGCCGCGAAGGCGGGTTGGGAACTCGCAGACGGGTGATTCGTCGTTCGTCTACGCCTCGGCGAGGGCGTCTTCCACGGACTCGAGCACCCGCTTGAGGACGTCCTCCAGAGTCTCCTCGACGGGATCGGTGAACTCCGCGACGGTCATCCCCCAGGAATCGTAGCCGGGCTCGACCGTAAGGATCCGCGTGTCGGCCGGAAGCGCGTCGAACGCGTTCGCGATGACGACGACGTTCTCGACGGTGTTCGACCCCATCGCGCACTCGCCGATCCGCGCGACGAGGTCGTCGTCGGAGACTTCGAACGCGGCGGGGTCGTACTCGCGGACGGTGCCGGGACTCTCCGAGGGCTCGCCGTCGTTCAGTTCCCCGCCCCGCTTCTCGGTGCCGACCAGGATCACGGTCTCGTACGCGCCCTCGTCGATCGTCTGGTAGGCCGCGATCGGGGTGTGGCTGCAGTCGGCGACCGCGACGCCGGGGAGATCCCACTCGAGGACGCGGTAGGCGACGACCGTTCCGAGCGCGAGGTCGCCGAGCAGCGGATA
This DNA window, taken from Natronococcus sp. CG52, encodes the following:
- a CDS encoding DUF7124 domain-containing protein — protein: MSSERRRGELTLVFTVAAVERLANPPVAVADARGWSTSVGVVGDGEPDAVTDAVERADVDPDFVSGAKGTAGSLAAVRQRLSTDRYVVVGSDDEVRRTAQALGWEYLPLEEAAAKAGWELADG
- a CDS encoding uracil-xanthine permease family protein — translated: MSANTDGEMELEYGLDDRPPWPKSILLGLQHVAVMIVPATAVAYIVADGVGLAPGDTAYIVQMILLFSGLATVIQAYTVGPVGARLPLVMGTSFTFVGAITTIGADFGLAAVFGAILVSGFAVEGLIGWQFNRVKPFFPPLVTGLVVVIIGLYLIPVGMEYAAGGVGAEDFGALHNVGLAALVLAVAVGLNLFTRGVARLLSILAAIVVGYAAAVALGLVDFSPVGDAAWVAVPSPTRYGFEFEPIAIVTFAFLFLVSAMETVGDMSGVTAAEGRSPSEEEVRGGLFTDGIVSSIGSIFATFPVTTFSQNVGIVSFTGVMSRHVVAVSGIILGVLGFSPKVGAVVTTIPSAVFGGAVLLMVGMVAASGVRLIILHTELDRRNMVIVAVSLGLGLGIATTPEALAGLPSAARTFFGEPVILTALSALVLNTFVPGEQSPLFDEVSTGSEIESPTVGPNDD
- a CDS encoding MEDS domain-containing protein, whose product is MSRQAENGTQEGVLGLKSGLDALRRSRDFRGPVEPLDDHEHANDHFALIYESQEEQFAAVMPFIRQGLERGERCLYIADDRSRETVLEAMREYGIDADAALESGALMVQTKQDTYLRNGSFDPDDMIAFLADAVDDAIEEYEGLRVTGEMSWVFGDDLEIEDLLEYEGKLDTLFPDVNGIALCQYNRERFAPEIIRDVVRTHPHIIHDTVVSHNFYYTPPEEFFGPDQPANEVDRMLGTLHDRTEAKAELKGRQQFLRKQNEVTADPNRSFEEKLQTLFELGCERFDLELGAMARVDTDDDWFEVECVSDDHAHFEPGVELPLSETYCTAATEIKAAGCVSNPRAEGYDDIFVYQEFGIRAYLGTYVAVEGGTDRTFFFVSSEPREDGFSDDERAFLQLMGQWVQYELEHHRREQDQQTLYEIAANTDRTFDEKLQALFELGCERFDLELGGLARIEPETDLFEVESISGEHEHLEQGAQVDLSETYCRVLTADGETAGITNPTENGFDDIRAFEEFGVNAYLGTRIGFQDETDRTLFFVASEPRDASFSEAERTFLHLMGQWLQYELEYRQRERTLRETVDQLQQSNDRLKQFAYAASHDLQEPLRMISSYLQLLESQYGDELDEDAMEYIDFAVDGADRMRAMVDDLLAYSRVEQSDGELQPIDCETVLERVTSDLQVQIEESDAEIVADSLPTVRGNREQLEQLFSNLLSNAIKYSGDDTPHVEITARRRSDRWLFSVADDGIGIEREKTEKIFEVFKRLHHDDEYPGTGIGLSLCQEIVENHGGDIWVDSEPDAGSTFFFTLPERTAR
- a CDS encoding DUF302 domain-containing protein produces the protein MKKGLYPVIDRLGVETAIRVATPVSVADAEAALRETLTGAGFEVLADVDVQAIHHHYNLEYPEFKILCVGNRPEMEAGLETDPGLGAFVPLSVILYDLDGETRVSAIRPTTLLALFTDDDLRRIIRETEATIWEALTAGVPDAEVLSEEPPLAPGEGEIRARIKQSLNLVLALVDAEYSIHVSSPLPREQVEVEVRDALDRRGQKVLGEVGDTLLVGNPGQAHKALAIEPDIAVFVPLSVTISEEDGETHVRTVRPSTLLAFFADPDLRDVLQEMELLLWNALVDGVPDATVHSRQPPLPPSGGQRTTAAELPGRLGSVDRSR
- a CDS encoding response regulator, with the protein product MDDIDILLVEDNHGDIHLVERAFDTRALTGTLHTVQTGDDALDWLHQRGEFADAPRPDLVLLDLNLPGTSGHTVLEESKSDPDLRRVPVIVLTSSRAEDDLIDAYDTHANACLIKPVDPEEFADRIQAFVEFWVTTATLPSTPGAH
- a CDS encoding DUF4383 domain-containing protein produces the protein MTTATATREASGPRDPQRGAATFFGATLVALGVVDASGVLSNSDRLLGVFRIPPSINVVHVLTGLLGLGLARYVGGATLFNKLGGVIYGAVALGGIVSILAGRGGVNWPTNALHLLLAVLVAAVGFEGGRRRPT
- the hpt gene encoding hypoxanthine/guanine phosphoribosyltransferase, giving the protein MERLLDSLDDAPIIDKDGYEYLVHPISNGVPMLDPALLREVVVEVMKTADLDVDKIVAPEAMGIHLATAVSLQTDVPLVVIRKRPYGLEGEVSLHQETGYSESEMYINDISEGDRVVVIDDMLSTGGTLAAICESLDDIGAEIADIVVVMRKVGDSALDETAFEATSLIDITVEGGEVTVHETLETADADAVLDSVHESE